A stretch of the Taeniopygia guttata chromosome 3, bTaeGut7.mat, whole genome shotgun sequence genome encodes the following:
- the HLX gene encoding H2.0-like homeobox protein isoform X1, whose translation MYTAGLAPFYASNFSLWSAAYCSASGPAAGGCFPLDAAAAKKPSFCIADILHAGGEAAAGAADSLSGGPGTGMPAALGAVHHGGPFHAAASPLRPTPVVAPDAPAAAAAFPPRLSPLSAAYHSHHHRPPQHRSPAAAAAGGGGAPAPARLPGGHTHGSAPAPASKDLKFGIDRILSAEFDPKVKEGNTLRDLTSLLTTSRQSGVHLPNLQPSAGQFFASLDPINEASAILGPLNTNPRSSVQHQFQDTFPGPYAVLTKDTLPQTYKRKRSWSRAVFSNLQRKGLEKRFEIQKYVTKPDRKQLAAMLGLTDAQVKVWFQNRRMKWRHSKEAQAQKDKEPPPEPEPAAQRAGAPPAAPGEPERSPSRSDGDSDSSDAESLDMAPSDTERTEGAERSVPAAGLGKSCGSTGLPSPPPAAASPEPRSGL comes from the exons ATGTACACGGCCGGGCTGGCTCCTTTCTACGCCTCCAACTTCAGCTTGTGGTCAGCGGCGTATTGCTCTGCTtcggggccggcggccggcGGCTGCTTCCCGCTGGACGCCGCGGCGGCGAAGAAGCCGTCCTTTTGCATCGCCGACATCCTCCACGCCGGCGGCGAGGCGGCGGCAGGAGCCGCCGACAGCCTGTCCGGAGGGCCCGGTACCGGGATGCCGGCCGCGCTGGGAGCCGTGCACCACGGCGGCCCCTTCCACGCCGCGGCTTCTCCGCTCCGGCCCACGCCCGTCGTGGCCCCCgacgcccccgccgccgccgccgccttccCGCCGCGCCTCTCGCCGCTCTCCGCCGCCTACCACTCCCACCACCACCGCCCCCCGCAGCACCGGtcccccgcggcggcggcggcgggcggcggaggCGCCCCGGCCCCCGCCCGGCTGCCCGGCGGCCACACGCACGGCTCGGCGCCGGCGCCCGCCAGCAAGGACCTGAAATTCGGCATCGACCGCATTTTATCGGCGGAGTTTGACCCCAAAGTCAAGGAAGGCAACACGCTGAGAG ATCTGACCTCCTTATTAACTACGAGCCGCCAATCTGGGGTTCATCTCCCCAACTTGCAGCCTTCCGCCGGCCAGTTCTTCGCGTCTCTAGACCCCATTAACGAGGCCTCTGCTATCCTGGGTCCCTTAAACACAAACCCAAGGAGCTCAGTGCAGCACCAGTTTCAAGACACTTTTCCAG GTCCGTACGCAGTTCTAACCAAGGACACTCTGCCCCAGACGTACAAGAGGAAACGCTCCTGGTCCAGGGCTGTTTTTTCCAACCTGCAGAGGAAAGGTTTAGAAAAACGGTTCGAAATCCAGAAGTATGTCACCAAACCGGACAGGAAGCAACTGGCGGCGATGCTGGGGCTGACAGATGCTCAA GTGAAGGTGTGGTTCCAGAACCGGAGGATGAAGTGGCGGCACTCCAAGGAAGCGCAGGCCCAGAAGGACAAGGAGCCGCcgccggagccggagccggcGGCCCAGCGAGCCGGAGcaccgcccgccgcccccggggAGCCCGAGCGCAGCCCCAGCCGCTCCGACGGCGACAGCGACAGCAGCGACGCTGAGTCCCTCGACATGGCCCCCAGCGACACAGAACGGACTGAGGGCGCCGAGCGGAGCGTGCCCGCCGCCGGGCTGGGCAAGTCCTGCGGCAGCACCGGCCTGCcctccccgccgcccgccgccgccagcCCCGAGCCGCGGAGCGGTCTATAG
- the HLX gene encoding H2.0-like homeobox protein isoform X2, protein MYTAGLAPFYASNFSLWSAAYCSASGPAAGGCFPLDAAAAKKPSFCIADILHAGGEAAAGAADSLSGGPGTGMPAALGAVHHGGPFHAAASPLRPTPVVAPDAPAAAAAFPPRLSPLSAAYHSHHHRPPQHRSPAAAAAGGGGAPAPARLPGGHTHGSAPAPASKDLKFGIDRILSAEFDPKVKEGNTLRGPYAVLTKDTLPQTYKRKRSWSRAVFSNLQRKGLEKRFEIQKYVTKPDRKQLAAMLGLTDAQVKVWFQNRRMKWRHSKEAQAQKDKEPPPEPEPAAQRAGAPPAAPGEPERSPSRSDGDSDSSDAESLDMAPSDTERTEGAERSVPAAGLGKSCGSTGLPSPPPAAASPEPRSGL, encoded by the exons ATGTACACGGCCGGGCTGGCTCCTTTCTACGCCTCCAACTTCAGCTTGTGGTCAGCGGCGTATTGCTCTGCTtcggggccggcggccggcGGCTGCTTCCCGCTGGACGCCGCGGCGGCGAAGAAGCCGTCCTTTTGCATCGCCGACATCCTCCACGCCGGCGGCGAGGCGGCGGCAGGAGCCGCCGACAGCCTGTCCGGAGGGCCCGGTACCGGGATGCCGGCCGCGCTGGGAGCCGTGCACCACGGCGGCCCCTTCCACGCCGCGGCTTCTCCGCTCCGGCCCACGCCCGTCGTGGCCCCCgacgcccccgccgccgccgccgccttccCGCCGCGCCTCTCGCCGCTCTCCGCCGCCTACCACTCCCACCACCACCGCCCCCCGCAGCACCGGtcccccgcggcggcggcggcgggcggcggaggCGCCCCGGCCCCCGCCCGGCTGCCCGGCGGCCACACGCACGGCTCGGCGCCGGCGCCCGCCAGCAAGGACCTGAAATTCGGCATCGACCGCATTTTATCGGCGGAGTTTGACCCCAAAGTCAAGGAAGGCAACACGCTGAGAG GTCCGTACGCAGTTCTAACCAAGGACACTCTGCCCCAGACGTACAAGAGGAAACGCTCCTGGTCCAGGGCTGTTTTTTCCAACCTGCAGAGGAAAGGTTTAGAAAAACGGTTCGAAATCCAGAAGTATGTCACCAAACCGGACAGGAAGCAACTGGCGGCGATGCTGGGGCTGACAGATGCTCAA GTGAAGGTGTGGTTCCAGAACCGGAGGATGAAGTGGCGGCACTCCAAGGAAGCGCAGGCCCAGAAGGACAAGGAGCCGCcgccggagccggagccggcGGCCCAGCGAGCCGGAGcaccgcccgccgcccccggggAGCCCGAGCGCAGCCCCAGCCGCTCCGACGGCGACAGCGACAGCAGCGACGCTGAGTCCCTCGACATGGCCCCCAGCGACACAGAACGGACTGAGGGCGCCGAGCGGAGCGTGCCCGCCGCCGGGCTGGGCAAGTCCTGCGGCAGCACCGGCCTGCcctccccgccgcccgccgccgccagcCCCGAGCCGCGGAGCGGTCTATAG